A single Musa acuminata AAA Group cultivar baxijiao chromosome BXJ2-1, Cavendish_Baxijiao_AAA, whole genome shotgun sequence DNA region contains:
- the LOC103974212 gene encoding uncharacterized protein LOC103974212, with the protein MADEVPRRAMWAGLRSQLVKLTSQFFTSVNDYLRFRAVCKSWRCAVPHRPDHLPTQLPFLLLVSTTEPKIGPAYRLIAASAGNVRSLPNTANMLCIGSSFGWLILLSENDCLINLFNPVTAEDIRLPRLDGPTFADVVPPGDEVVIVVEKAVLSSDPTLDRDFVAVVFMLGVNIRWLTWRHGDESWTANANPDVQLSSGMRDVVPYGNRILCAIYGDNDDWAVLQVDPGPPARATIAAWYAMPSCVPRTKGLTYLVVSAGELLLAAPHDNDNRTANLNITPGYRVFRLEPGGISRPAVAVEVEDIHDRILFLSPSSSVSVSAEDFFGFPGNFIYFVGKDWREKRENRRVWLVVVQSLESGETTVVADSNISDQRPLRWRGRRSDAARWVTPNLRSYNR; encoded by the coding sequence ATGGCCGACGAAGTCCCAAGAAGAGCGATGTGGGCCGGACTTCGCTCGCAGCTCGTCAAGCTCACCTCCCAATTCTTCACGAGCGTCAACGACTATCTCCGATTCCGCGCCGTCTGCAAGTCGTGGCGCTGCGCCGTCCCCCACCGGCCCGATCATCTCCCCACTCAGCTCcctttcctcctcctcgtctccacCACCGAACCAAAAATCGGACCCGCCTACCGCCTCATTGCCGCCTCCGCCGGTAATGTTCGTTCGCTGCCTAACACAGCCAATATGCTCTGCATTGGCTCCTCCTTCGGCTGGCTTATCCTCCTCTCCGAGAATGACTGTTTGATCAACCTCTTCAACCCCGTTACCGCCGAGGACATTCGGCTTCCCCGCCTTGATGGTCCTACGTTTGCTGATGTGGTGCCGCCCGGCGATGAGGTCGTGATTGTCGTAGAGAAGGCTGTATTATCCTCGGATCCCACGCTCGATCGGGACTTCGTGGCGGTCGTCTTCATGCTCGGAGTGAACATTAGATGGTTGACGTGGCGCCATGGTGACGAATCATGGACGGCAAACGCGAATCCTGATGTGCAACTTTCGTCCGGGATGCGCGACGTCGTTCCCTACGGCAACCGGATACTGTGCGCGATATACGGCGACAACGACGACTGGGCGGTCCTCCAGGTTGACCCAGGCCCGCCGGCGAGGGCGACGATTGCCGCATGGTACGCCATGCCGTCCTGCGTGCCGCGCACTAAAGGTCTCACCTACTTGGTTGTATCGGCCGGAGAACTGCTGTTGGCCGCGCCCCATGACAACGACAACAGGACTGCAAATTTGAACATCACCCCCGGATACCGTGTCTTCAGGCTGGAGCCAGGCGGCATAAGCAGGCCGGCGGTGGCCGTCGAGGTGGAGGATATCCACGACCGTATATTGTTCTTGAGCCCAAGCTCGTCCGTGTCCGTCAGCGCTGAGGACTTCTTTGGGTTCCCCGGGAATTTCATCTACTTCGTCGGCAAAGATTGGCGTGAGAAGAGAGAAAATAGGCGGGTGTGGCTTGTCGTCGTCCAGAGTCTAGAAAGTGGTGAGACCACCGTTGTTGCTGATTCGAACATATCCGATCAGAGGCCGCTAAGGTGGCGGGGACGGCGGTCCGACGCCGCCCGATGGGTGACGCCCAATCTGCGCAGCTACAACCGATGA